One genomic region from Argentina anserina chromosome 2, drPotAnse1.1, whole genome shotgun sequence encodes:
- the LOC126782452 gene encoding LOW QUALITY PROTEIN: L-gulonolactone oxidase 3 (The sequence of the model RefSeq protein was modified relative to this genomic sequence to represent the inferred CDS: deleted 1 base in 1 codon) produces the protein MYSSWWLLCALHLLVSVAAMLPQSPVQCDGKGGCNLVNSYGVWNDRKDCHVANVTYPRTENELLKAVAYANQNKLKLRVVSQFSHTITKLACPATSTGNSLLISTSSYNSGIEIDHANLAVTVDSGVGLRKLIDTVEAAGLSLVAAPYWEGVSVGGLISTGSHGSSWWGKGGSVHDHIVGLSLIVPATQSEGYAKVLRLEPKDELFNAAKVSLGLLGVISKVKLSLEKGFKRSITFNFTDDDQIENKYMDHGKKYEFADITWYPSKRTAAYRYDNRVPLDVSGNGVYDFLGFQANPILVSKSVRASEKVMDNGHNLSGKCLLASSFLGYKKLVANGLKNGVIFTGYPVIGNQGKMQTSGSCLYSTGKDSSCAWDPRINGLFFYETTAIFPAPKFRDFILDVKKLRDLVKPENFCGVDIYNGFLIRFIKASEAYLGQPEDSVVVDFNYYRADDASTPRFDQDVWEEVEQLAFFKHGAKPHWAKNRNIAFLNVQNKYSKFNKFMGMKRQLDPHNKFSSEWSDEVVYGREGAKSDGCGLEGMCICSEDRHCSPGKGYFCKPGLVYGEARVCRHSPSSNVASDNPKTN, from the exons ATGTACAGCTCATGGTGGCTCCTCTGTGCTCTTCACCTTCTCGTCTCCGTTGCCGCCATGCTGCCACAATCTCCGGTTCAATGCGACGGAAAAGGTGGCTGCAACCTCGTCAACTCCTACGGTGTTTGGAACGACAGAAAAGATTGCCATGTTGCTAATGTCACGTACCCCAGGACCGAAAATGAGCTACTTAAGGCTGTGGCCTACGCAAACCAGAACAAGCTCAAGCTCAGAGTGGTGAGCCAGTTTTCACATACCATAACCAAACTGGCATGTCCTGCTACAAGTACAGGAAACTCATTGCTAATAAGCACATCAAGTTACAACTCTGGGATCGAAATTGATCACGCCAATTTAGCTGTCACAGTTGATAGTGGTGTAGGACTGCGCAAATTGATCGACACAGTTGAAGCAGCTGGATTAAGTTTGGTTGCTGCACCATATTGGGAGGGTGTGAGTGTTGGAGGGCTTATAAGCACAGGCTCACATGGAAGTTCATGGTGGGGAAAGGGAGGTTCTGTTCATGATCATATTGTTGGTCTAAGCCTAATTGTTCCTGCTACACAGTCTGAAGGGTATGCGAAAGTTCTTAGATTAGAACCCAAAGATGAACTTTTTAATGCTGCCAAAGTTTCGTTGGGGTTGTTGGGTGTCATCTCCAAG GTGAAGTTGTCACTGGAGAAGGGATTCAAAAGAAGCATAACG TTTAATTTCACTGATGATGATCAAATTGAAAACAAGTACATGGACCATGGAAAAAAGTATGAATTTGCAGATATCACTTGGTATCCATCAAAGCGTACAGCTGCTTACAGATATGATAATCGAGTTCCCTTGGATGTCTCCGGCAATGGAGTTTACGACTTCCTTGGCTTCCAAGCTAATCCCATTTTGGTCTCGAAATCTGTGAGAGCATCAG AGAAAGTCATGGATAATGGGCACAACTTGAGTGGAAAGTGTTTATTAGCCTCTTCATTTTTAGGGTACAAGAAATTAGTAGCcaatggtttgaaaaatgGCGTAATCTTCACTGGCTACCCAGTCATTGGTAACCAGGGCAAAATGCAAACTTCAGGTTCATGTTTATACTCAACAGGCAAAGACAGCTCCTGTGCTTGGGATCCAAGAATCAATGGCCTCTTCTTCTACGAGACAACGGCAATATTTCCGGCCCCGAAATTCCGAGACTTCATCCTTGATGTGAAGAAGCTAAGAGACCTAGTTAAGCCAGAAAATTTCTGTGGGGTGGATATTTACAATGGATTTCTGATACGTTTTATTAAGGCTTCTGAGGCATATCTTGGTCAACCTGAGGACTCAGTGGTGGTTGACTTCAACTACTATAGGGCTGATGATGCTTCAACTCCAAGATTTGATCAAGATGTTTGGGAAGAGGTGGAGCAATTGGCTTTCTTCAAGCATGGGGCAAAGCCACATTGGGCTAAGAATAGGAACATAGCATTCTTGAATGTGCAGAACAAGTACTCCAAGTTTAACAAGTTTATGGGAATGAAAAGACAGTTGGACCCCCATAACAAGTTCTCAAGTGAATGGTCTGATGAGGTTGTGTATGGAAGAGAAGGTGCTAAGAGTGATGGGTGTGGTTTGGAGGGTATGTGCATTTGTTCTGAAGACAGGCATTGTAGCCCAGGAAAAGGGTATTTCTGTAAACCTGGCCTTGTTTATGGTGAAGCAAGAGTTTGTAGGCATTCTCCATCCTCAAATGTGGCATCAGATAATCCTAAAACTAATTAG